One Dasania marina DSM 21967 DNA segment encodes these proteins:
- a CDS encoding glutamine--tRNA ligase/YqeY domain fusion protein, translating into MSDTEKAKPVNFIRAIAEQDLAEGRVAKIVTRFPPEPNGYLHIGHAKSICVNFGIAEEMGGECNLRFDDTNPTKEEQEYIDAIKEDVQWLGFEWAGEVRYASNYFDTFYQWALHLIKAGKAYVCHLSPEQAKEYRGWATEPGKPSPYRERSVEENLALFEKMRSGDCDEGECVLRANIDMASPNMNLRDPILYRIRKQTHHQTGDKWCIYPSYDFAHGQEDAIEGVTHSICTLEFADHRPLYEWLIDSLPVPSKPRQYEFGRLNINYTVTSKRKLKQLVDEGVVNGWNDPRMPTISGMRRRGYSATAIRNFCDSLAVAKTDGVVDMAQLEFFIRDDLNKTAPRSMAVLKPLKVVITNYPEEKVELLTTAMHPELDMGERTLPFTREIYIDQDDFKEEYSKKFKKKLTPGKRIRLRNAYVIEADSYDKNEAGEVIQINASLIADTLGKNPADEINPKGVVHWVSASHGKQATIRLYDRLFTVASPDKGEEDFLAHVNANSLTVIEGCWIEPDLANAANEQCFQFEREGYFVADRYEHTAAKPIFNMTIGLRDTWSND; encoded by the coding sequence ATGAGCGACACCGAAAAAGCCAAGCCCGTCAATTTTATCCGTGCCATTGCTGAACAAGATTTAGCCGAAGGTCGCGTTGCCAAAATCGTTACCCGCTTTCCTCCTGAGCCCAATGGCTACTTGCACATAGGTCACGCCAAGTCTATTTGTGTGAACTTTGGTATAGCAGAAGAGATGGGTGGTGAGTGCAACCTGCGTTTTGATGACACTAACCCGACTAAGGAAGAGCAGGAGTATATAGACGCCATTAAGGAGGACGTGCAGTGGTTGGGTTTTGAGTGGGCCGGTGAGGTGCGCTACGCTTCTAACTATTTTGATACCTTCTACCAGTGGGCGCTGCACCTGATTAAAGCGGGCAAGGCCTATGTGTGCCACCTAAGCCCAGAGCAGGCCAAAGAATATCGCGGTTGGGCTACCGAACCGGGTAAGCCTAGCCCTTACCGTGAGCGCAGCGTAGAAGAGAACTTAGCGCTGTTTGAAAAAATGCGCAGCGGTGACTGTGACGAGGGCGAGTGTGTATTGCGTGCCAATATCGATATGGCCTCACCCAATATGAATCTGCGCGACCCCATTTTGTATCGCATACGTAAGCAGACCCATCACCAAACCGGTGACAAGTGGTGCATTTACCCCAGCTATGACTTTGCCCACGGCCAAGAAGATGCCATAGAGGGGGTTACCCATTCTATCTGTACGCTGGAGTTTGCCGATCACCGCCCTTTATATGAGTGGCTAATTGACAGCTTGCCAGTACCTAGTAAACCGCGCCAATATGAGTTTGGTCGTTTAAATATTAATTACACGGTTACCAGTAAGCGTAAATTAAAACAGTTGGTAGACGAGGGCGTTGTTAACGGCTGGAACGACCCGCGCATGCCGACTATTTCGGGTATGCGTAGGCGCGGCTACAGTGCTACGGCGATACGTAATTTTTGTGACAGTTTAGCTGTGGCGAAAACGGATGGCGTGGTAGATATGGCGCAGCTAGAGTTTTTTATTCGCGACGACTTAAATAAAACAGCACCTAGATCTATGGCAGTGTTAAAACCTTTAAAGGTGGTGATAACAAATTACCCCGAAGAGAAGGTCGAATTATTAACCACGGCTATGCATCCCGAATTGGATATGGGCGAGAGAACGCTGCCGTTTACCCGAGAAATTTATATAGACCAAGATGACTTTAAAGAAGAGTACAGTAAAAAGTTTAAGAAAAAATTAACGCCAGGCAAGCGTATACGTTTACGTAATGCCTACGTCATAGAAGCCGATAGCTACGATAAAAACGAAGCCGGTGAAGTGATACAAATTAACGCTAGCTTAATTGCCGATACACTGGGTAAAAACCCTGCCGACGAAATTAACCCTAAAGGCGTAGTGCATTGGGTGTCGGCCAGCCACGGCAAGCAAGCGACTATACGTTTATATGATAGGCTTTTCACCGTAGCGTCACCCGATAAAGGCGAAGAAGATTTTCTCGCACACGTAAACGCTAATTCTTTAACGGTTATTGAAGGTTGCTGGATAGAGCCGGACTTGGCGAATGCCGCTAATGAGCAATGTTTTCAGTTTGAGCGTGAAGGCTATTTTGTGGCCGATCGCTACGAGCATACCGCAGCTAAGCCGATATTTAATATGACTATAGGTTTGCGTGATACTTGGTCTAACGATTAA
- a CDS encoding peptidylprolyl isomerase has product MVILKTNYGDITLTLDFDKAPKTAENFAQYVKDGFYNGTIFHRVINNFMIQGGGFEPDMSQKETRDCIENEADNGLSNDNGTIAMARTNEPHSASSQFFINIKDNDFLNHSGKNAQGWGYCVFGKVTDGLDVVEKIKAVATGSKGGHQDVPAEDVIIESAEWTGE; this is encoded by the coding sequence ATGGTTATTCTTAAAACTAATTACGGTGACATCACTCTGACACTGGACTTTGACAAGGCCCCTAAAACCGCCGAAAACTTTGCCCAGTACGTTAAAGATGGCTTTTATAACGGCACTATTTTCCACCGCGTGATTAATAACTTCATGATACAAGGCGGCGGTTTTGAGCCTGACATGAGCCAAAAAGAAACCCGCGACTGCATAGAAAACGAAGCCGACAACGGCCTGAGCAATGATAACGGCACCATCGCCATGGCCCGCACCAATGAGCCTCACTCAGCCAGCTCGCAGTTTTTTATCAATATAAAAGATAACGACTTCCTCAACCACAGCGGCAAAAACGCTCAGGGCTGGGGTTACTGCGTCTTTGGTAAGGTCACTGACGGCTTAGATGTGGTTGAAAAAATCAAAGCGGTAGCCACTGGCAGCAAAGGCGGCCACCAAGACGTACCGGCTGAAGACGTCATCATCGAATCAGCTGAGTGGACTGGCGAATAA
- a CDS encoding UDP-2,3-diacylglucosamine diphosphatase, whose protein sequence is MRSYFISDLHLDETRPAVTRAFLHYLEQWAGHCDALYILGDFFEVWVGDDDDASLAQTIISALKRFSTSGSALYIMHGNRDFLLGDSFCQQTGATLLPDPILIDLYGQPTLLMHGDSLCTRDTEYMTFRQQARSADWQQQLLSQPLAARRALAAQLREQSQSMNALKADDIMDVTPAEVEQIMRQHQSLRLIHGHTHRPERHPMDIDGQTAERIVLGDWCNKAWILEAQPQGLSLQSFAL, encoded by the coding sequence ATGCGCAGCTATTTTATTTCCGATCTGCATTTAGATGAAACGCGCCCGGCGGTTACCCGGGCGTTTTTACACTACCTAGAGCAATGGGCAGGCCACTGCGATGCCCTGTATATCTTGGGTGACTTCTTTGAAGTGTGGGTGGGGGATGACGACGACGCCTCTCTAGCACAGACAATTATCAGCGCCCTTAAGCGCTTTAGCACTAGCGGCTCGGCCCTGTATATCATGCATGGCAACCGCGACTTTTTACTGGGCGACAGCTTTTGCCAGCAAACCGGCGCCACCCTACTGCCCGACCCCATATTAATAGACCTCTACGGCCAGCCCACCCTACTGATGCATGGCGACAGCCTTTGTACTAGGGATACAGAGTACATGACCTTTAGGCAGCAAGCCCGCTCTGCCGACTGGCAACAACAGCTACTCAGCCAACCCTTGGCCGCACGCCGCGCATTAGCCGCCCAGCTGCGCGAACAAAGCCAATCCATGAACGCCCTCAAGGCCGACGACATTATGGATGTGACCCCTGCCGAGGTGGAGCAGATCATGCGCCAGCATCAAAGCCTCAGGCTAATCCACGGCCACACTCACAGGCCGGAGCGCCACCCTATGGACATTGACGGCCAAACCGCCGAACGTATTGTACTAGGGGATTGGTGCAATAAGGCCTGGATACTAGAAGCTCAGCCACAAGGTTTAAGCCTGCAATCGTTCGCACTATAA
- a CDS encoding EAL and HDOD domain-containing protein, whose translation MKDDKSIKQPNSDVSGHSREHGGALLARQPIFNNKQALLGYELLCRSADKTLSNAQATADVIVNAFSEMQIQDVVGEKLCFINFSSDLLHVLLPLPSKRVVIEILEFTQVNDDLIATVKLLKEKGYQIALDDFQIDSESIKLLPYADIVKLDVLALGQKVTIEYFEKLKDIKDLKLLAEKVEDHDTYNYCLDLGFDYFQGYFFAKPDLINGKRIKENKQVLLRLMGMLNNPDVKVDEVEQTLTLDPVLSFKMLRLVNSASMGLSNRVESIRHAITIIGLERLRSWLMLVALASLSDKPEALSLKALEYAKMCERLVEKIHGEEHARNGFCLGLFALLDAFLDVSMEKIVPNLSLSHSLTQALMGRQGEYGILLAIAEALGEGRWDDINEAYLKAQDISLDQLMHIKLEAEYWSEQTLETLSQL comes from the coding sequence ATGAAAGATGATAAGTCTATCAAGCAGCCAAACAGTGATGTCAGTGGCCATAGTCGCGAGCATGGCGGCGCGCTGTTAGCTAGACAGCCTATATTCAACAACAAGCAAGCGCTGTTGGGCTATGAGCTGTTATGCCGTTCCGCCGATAAAACTCTGAGTAATGCGCAGGCTACTGCCGATGTGATTGTTAATGCTTTTTCGGAAATGCAGATACAGGACGTGGTTGGCGAAAAGCTCTGCTTTATTAACTTTTCCTCAGATCTGTTGCATGTGTTGTTACCGTTGCCTTCAAAGCGAGTGGTTATTGAGATATTGGAGTTTACTCAAGTTAATGATGATTTAATTGCTACCGTTAAGTTGTTAAAGGAAAAGGGTTATCAAATCGCGCTGGATGACTTCCAGATAGATAGTGAATCTATCAAGTTACTGCCCTATGCCGATATTGTGAAACTAGATGTTTTGGCTTTGGGGCAAAAAGTCACGATTGAGTACTTCGAAAAGCTTAAAGACATAAAAGACTTGAAGCTATTGGCCGAAAAGGTTGAGGATCACGACACCTATAATTACTGCCTGGATTTGGGTTTTGATTATTTCCAAGGTTACTTTTTCGCCAAACCTGACCTGATTAACGGTAAACGCATTAAAGAAAATAAGCAGGTGTTATTGCGTTTAATGGGTATGCTTAATAATCCCGATGTTAAGGTTGATGAAGTTGAGCAAACGTTGACCTTGGACCCAGTGCTGAGCTTTAAAATGCTGCGCTTGGTTAACTCGGCCAGCATGGGCTTAAGTAATAGGGTTGAATCCATTAGGCATGCCATTACCATTATCGGCTTAGAGCGCTTGCGTTCTTGGTTGATGCTAGTGGCACTGGCTAGCTTGTCCGATAAGCCTGAGGCACTTTCTTTAAAGGCCTTAGAATATGCCAAAATGTGTGAGCGCTTGGTGGAAAAAATTCACGGCGAAGAACATGCTAGAAACGGTTTTTGTTTGGGTTTGTTTGCATTGTTAGATGCTTTTTTAGATGTATCCATGGAAAAAATAGTGCCTAATTTATCGCTGTCCCACAGTTTGACCCAAGCTTTAATGGGTAGGCAGGGCGAGTACGGTATTTTGTTGGCTATCGCTGAGGCCTTGGGCGAAGGGCGTTGGGATGACATCAATGAAGCGTATTTAAAGGCGCAGGATATAAGCTTAGATCAATTGATGCATATAAAGTTAGAGGCGGAATATTGGTCAGAACAAACCCTAGAGACGCTTAGCCAATTATAG
- a CDS encoding PilT/PilU family type 4a pilus ATPase: MSFDDYLRILASQDGSDLYLSTGAPPCAKFQGVLKPIDKVAMKPGDIAAIAAEIMDEEQRQEFEHELEMNLAISIPAVGRFRINIFKQRNEVSIVARNIQIDIPSFDDLKLPPILKDVINTKRGLILFVGGTGSGKSTSLAALIDHRNSSSGGHIITIEDPVEYVHKHKKCIVNQREVGVDTRNWHNALKNTLRQAPDVILIGEIRDRETMEHALAFAETGHLAISTLHANNANQALDRIINFFPEERKPQLLNDLAMNLRAFVSQRLVPTIEGKRCAAVEILLGTNTIQELILRNEFESIKAIMAKSENLGMQTFDAALFKLYREGRVSLEDALKNADSENNLRLRIKLADKGEDPAADSAAAATTPTGGGLSLEALAEPEQDDDPFADFKPKS, encoded by the coding sequence ATGAGCTTTGATGATTACTTGCGCATACTGGCCAGCCAAGATGGGTCGGATTTATATTTGAGTACCGGGGCGCCACCCTGTGCCAAGTTTCAAGGGGTGTTAAAGCCTATCGATAAAGTAGCGATGAAACCCGGCGATATAGCGGCTATTGCTGCTGAGATTATGGATGAGGAACAGCGTCAAGAGTTTGAACATGAGCTAGAAATGAACTTGGCTATATCTATACCCGCAGTGGGCCGCTTTCGTATTAATATTTTCAAGCAGCGCAATGAAGTCTCTATCGTTGCCAGAAACATTCAAATAGACATCCCCAGCTTCGATGACCTTAAGCTACCGCCTATACTGAAAGACGTTATTAATACCAAGCGTGGTCTGATTCTTTTTGTAGGTGGTACTGGCTCGGGTAAATCTACCTCTCTGGCGGCGTTGATAGACCATCGCAATAGCAGCAGCGGCGGCCATATTATTACCATTGAGGATCCCGTTGAATATGTGCACAAGCATAAAAAGTGCATAGTCAATCAACGCGAAGTCGGGGTGGATACCCGCAACTGGCACAACGCCTTAAAAAATACCCTAAGGCAAGCGCCTGATGTGATCTTAATAGGCGAGATACGCGATAGAGAAACTATGGAACATGCTCTAGCCTTTGCCGAAACAGGTCACTTAGCTATATCGACGCTGCATGCCAATAATGCAAATCAGGCCTTGGATCGTATAATTAATTTTTTCCCAGAAGAGCGTAAGCCGCAATTACTCAATGATTTGGCGATGAATTTACGGGCTTTTGTGTCGCAGCGTTTGGTGCCCACGATTGAGGGCAAGCGCTGCGCCGCGGTAGAGATTTTATTAGGCACTAACACGATACAAGAACTTATTTTGCGTAATGAATTCGAAAGTATTAAAGCGATTATGGCTAAGTCTGAAAACTTAGGCATGCAAACCTTTGATGCGGCTTTATTTAAACTCTATCGCGAGGGTCGGGTATCTCTAGAAGATGCGCTTAAAAATGCTGATTCCGAAAACAATCTGCGGCTGCGTATTAAATTGGCGGATAAAGGGGAGGACCCCGCCGCTGATTCGGCTGCTGCGGCGACTACGCCTACAGGAGGAGGGCTTAGCCTAGAGGCGCTTGCCGAGCCAGAGCAGGATGATGACCCTTTCGCCGATTTTAAGCCCAAGTCTTAA
- a CDS encoding tRNA-(ms[2]io[6]A)-hydroxylase, giving the protein MTDISHIQAFLLCETPDAWVQAAVKDLRIILIDHATNEMKAAQSAMTLISKNPHKLDILNKMSRLAREELLHFEQVLKILKNRKIAYQSIKASPYALTMVRHARKGQQESLVDTLIIGAIIEARSCERFHKLAPHLDEELSKFYLSLLKSEARHYQDYLALAEQYSSEPIAARVDVFLQLEQAAILGPDPLLRFHSGVPV; this is encoded by the coding sequence ATGACAGATATTTCTCATATACAGGCGTTTTTACTCTGTGAAACACCTGATGCCTGGGTGCAGGCGGCAGTAAAAGATTTACGTATCATCTTAATCGATCACGCCACCAATGAAATGAAGGCCGCGCAATCGGCCATGACCTTGATTAGTAAAAACCCTCATAAACTAGACATACTTAACAAGATGTCACGCCTAGCTAGGGAGGAGTTGCTGCATTTTGAGCAAGTGTTAAAAATACTCAAAAATCGTAAAATTGCTTATCAGTCCATCAAGGCCAGCCCCTATGCGCTTACTATGGTAAGGCATGCGCGTAAGGGGCAACAAGAATCGCTGGTTGATACCTTGATTATAGGCGCGATTATAGAGGCCCGTTCTTGTGAGCGTTTTCATAAGTTAGCGCCCCATTTAGATGAAGAGCTAAGCAAGTTTTATTTGTCGTTGTTAAAGTCAGAGGCTAGACATTACCAAGATTATCTTGCCCTAGCAGAGCAATACAGCAGCGAACCTATTGCTGCCAGAGTGGATGTGTTTTTACAGCTGGAGCAGGCCGCAATACTAGGTCCCGATCCTTTATTACGCTTTCACAGCGGCGTACCCGTTTAA
- a CDS encoding DUF1289 domain-containing protein → MPTNLLKTVKTPCIGVCSTGIGDAVCRGCKRYAHEVINWNSYNQQQKQLIDGRLTDFLSQIVASKLTVVDAEKLRWHLDTQNIPYVAHKGSYTWAYELLRAGASQIDCVDDYGLQLDAQYRGQSLVALRLAIDNEFFILSQAHYERYFDVASTQQVTV, encoded by the coding sequence GTGCCTACAAATCTTTTAAAAACTGTTAAAACCCCCTGTATAGGGGTGTGCTCCACAGGTATAGGTGATGCGGTTTGCCGTGGCTGCAAGCGCTATGCCCACGAGGTGATAAACTGGAATAGTTATAACCAGCAGCAAAAACAGTTGATTGATGGCCGCTTGACCGATTTCTTGTCGCAAATAGTGGCGAGTAAGCTAACCGTGGTCGATGCCGAGAAGCTGCGCTGGCACTTGGATACCCAGAATATCCCCTACGTCGCGCATAAGGGTTCTTATACCTGGGCCTATGAGTTACTTAGAGCTGGCGCCAGCCAAATAGACTGCGTAGACGACTATGGTTTACAACTAGATGCCCAATACCGCGGGCAAAGCCTAGTGGCGTTAAGGCTGGCTATAGATAACGAATTTTTCATTTTGTCGCAGGCGCATTATGAGCGCTATTTTGATGTGGCAAGCACACAACAAGTGACGGTGTAA
- a CDS encoding bifunctional aconitate hydratase 2/2-methylisocitrate dehydratase yields the protein MSLYSEYLEEIAIRNKDLGLNPKPIDSAELLSEIIKQIKDTAHEHREDSLKFFIYNTLPGTTPAAGVKAQYLKDIVLGNETIAEINAEFALEQLSHMKGGPSVKALLDIALSEDANAQAAGEVLKTQVFLYEADTTRLEEALKAGNAIAKDILESYAQAEFFTKLADIPEKIDVVTYIAGEGDISTDLLSPGNQAHSRSDRELHGQCMITPKAQQEIVALGKKHPNAKVMLIAEKGTMGVGSSRMSGVNNVALWAGEKASPYIPFVNKAPVVAGTNGIAPIFLTTVDVTGGIGLDLKNWVKKTDASGNVVTDGNGDAVLEEAYSVATGTVLTIDTKAMKLYNGDKELVDVSAAFTPQKVEFMKAGGSYALTFGKKLQTFAAEALGIEAPTVFAPSKEISHSGQGLTAVEKIFNRNAVGVASKTPLHTGSDVRVKVNIVGSQDTTGLMTSQELESMAATVISPSVDGAYQSGCHTASVWDKKAQVNIPRLMKFMSDFGVITARDPKGAYHAMTDVIHKVLNDITVDDRAIIIGGDSHTRMSKGVAFGADSGTVAVALATGECAMPIPESVKVTFKGHMHSHMDFRDIVHATQSQMLKQFKGENVFQGRIIEVQIGTLLADQAFTFTDWTAEMKAKASICISTDDTLIQSLELAKSRIQIMIDKGMENRDNMLQGLIDLADKRIAGIKSGEEPALAPDNNAKYYAEVVIDLDAIDEPMIADPDVNNEDISKRYTHDVIRSTSYYNGRKVDLGFVGSCMIHKGDMQIIAQMLRNLEKKGPIVFKAPLVVAPPTYNIVDELKAEGDWELLEKYAGFVFDDSNPKQEARTKYENKMYLERPGCNLCMGNQEKAEPGDTVLATSTRLFQGRVVEDSTEKKGESLLGSTPMVVLATILGRFPSLEEYKEAVAGINLTSFVPPSQDLSIEPEPEPVRIVG from the coding sequence ATGAGTTTATATTCAGAATACTTGGAAGAAATCGCAATCCGTAACAAGGACCTGGGGTTAAACCCAAAGCCGATTGACAGCGCCGAGCTGTTGTCAGAGATTATCAAGCAAATCAAAGACACCGCACATGAACACCGTGAAGACTCCCTAAAGTTCTTTATCTACAACACTCTCCCAGGCACCACCCCTGCCGCAGGCGTTAAAGCACAGTACTTGAAAGACATCGTACTGGGTAACGAAACGATTGCTGAGATCAATGCTGAATTCGCTCTGGAGCAACTGTCTCACATGAAAGGCGGCCCGTCTGTTAAAGCGCTGCTGGACATCGCTCTGTCTGAAGATGCCAATGCTCAAGCAGCTGGCGAAGTGCTGAAAACACAGGTATTTCTGTACGAAGCTGATACGACTCGCCTTGAAGAAGCCCTCAAAGCAGGCAACGCCATCGCCAAAGATATCCTAGAAAGCTACGCGCAAGCCGAATTCTTCACCAAACTGGCCGACATCCCAGAGAAAATCGACGTTGTTACTTACATCGCCGGCGAAGGTGATATCTCTACTGACCTATTATCGCCAGGCAACCAAGCGCACTCTCGTTCAGACCGTGAGCTGCACGGCCAGTGCATGATCACCCCTAAAGCTCAGCAAGAAATCGTTGCTCTGGGCAAGAAGCACCCCAATGCTAAAGTGATGCTGATCGCTGAGAAAGGTACCATGGGGGTTGGTTCTTCGCGCATGTCCGGTGTCAACAACGTGGCACTGTGGGCGGGTGAAAAAGCCTCACCTTACATCCCCTTCGTCAACAAAGCGCCTGTTGTTGCCGGCACTAACGGTATTGCGCCCATCTTCCTAACCACGGTTGATGTAACCGGCGGTATTGGCCTGGACCTGAAAAACTGGGTTAAGAAAACCGACGCCAGCGGCAATGTTGTCACTGACGGCAACGGCGATGCAGTACTGGAAGAAGCCTACTCAGTAGCGACTGGCACGGTGCTGACCATCGATACCAAAGCCATGAAGCTGTACAACGGTGACAAAGAGCTGGTTGACGTATCTGCAGCCTTCACACCTCAGAAAGTTGAATTCATGAAAGCTGGCGGCTCATACGCGCTGACTTTCGGCAAGAAGCTGCAAACCTTCGCTGCTGAAGCACTGGGTATTGAAGCGCCAACCGTATTCGCACCGTCTAAAGAAATTTCTCACTCAGGCCAGGGCCTCACCGCGGTTGAAAAAATATTCAACCGCAATGCCGTAGGCGTAGCCTCTAAGACGCCACTGCACACGGGCTCTGACGTTCGCGTTAAAGTGAACATCGTAGGCTCTCAGGACACCACTGGCCTGATGACGTCGCAAGAGCTGGAGTCTATGGCGGCTACCGTTATTTCGCCTAGCGTTGACGGTGCTTACCAGTCTGGCTGTCACACGGCCTCGGTATGGGACAAGAAAGCGCAGGTAAACATTCCTCGCCTGATGAAGTTTATGAGCGATTTCGGTGTAATCACTGCCCGTGATCCTAAAGGCGCTTACCACGCGATGACTGACGTCATTCACAAGGTACTCAACGACATCACTGTCGACGACCGCGCCATCATCATCGGTGGTGACTCTCACACCCGTATGTCTAAGGGCGTCGCCTTCGGTGCTGACTCCGGTACTGTTGCTGTTGCATTGGCGACTGGCGAATGCGCTATGCCCATTCCTGAGTCTGTGAAGGTTACCTTCAAGGGCCACATGCACTCACACATGGACTTCCGTGACATCGTACACGCCACTCAGTCGCAGATGCTGAAGCAGTTCAAGGGCGAAAACGTATTCCAAGGTCGTATCATTGAAGTGCAAATCGGCACCCTGCTGGCCGATCAGGCCTTCACCTTCACTGACTGGACTGCAGAAATGAAAGCGAAAGCTTCTATCTGTATTTCTACCGACGACACCCTGATCCAATCTCTGGAGCTGGCTAAATCCCGCATCCAGATCATGATCGACAAAGGCATGGAAAACCGCGACAACATGTTGCAAGGCCTTATCGATCTAGCTGACAAGCGTATCGCTGGGATCAAATCTGGTGAAGAGCCTGCTCTAGCGCCAGATAACAACGCCAAGTACTACGCCGAAGTGGTTATTGATCTGGACGCTATCGACGAGCCCATGATCGCTGACCCAGATGTTAACAACGAAGATATCTCCAAGCGTTACACCCACGATGTGATTCGTAGCACTTCTTACTACAACGGCCGTAAGGTAGATCTGGGCTTTGTAGGTTCTTGTATGATTCACAAAGGCGATATGCAAATCATCGCTCAGATGCTGCGTAACCTAGAGAAGAAAGGCCCCATCGTCTTCAAAGCACCTCTAGTCGTTGCTCCACCCACTTACAACATCGTTGACGAGCTAAAAGCTGAAGGCGACTGGGAGCTGCTGGAGAAGTACGCGGGTTTTGTATTCGACGACAGCAATCCTAAGCAGGAAGCCCGCACCAAGTACGAAAACAAAATGTACTTGGAGCGCCCTGGCTGTAACCTGTGTATGGGTAACCAAGAAAAAGCAGAACCTGGTGACACCGTTCTAGCTACTTCTACTCGCCTGTTCCAAGGCCGTGTCGTAGAAGACAGCACCGAGAAGAAAGGTGAATCCCTGCTGGGCTCCACCCCAATGGTTGTACTGGCTACCATTCTGGGTCGCTTCCCAAGCTTGGAAGAGTACAAAGAAGCCGTTGCCGGAATTAACCTGACTTCTTTCGTGCCACCTTCACAAGATCTGAGCATTGAGCCTGAGCCTGAGCCTGTGAGAATTGTAGGCTAA
- a CDS encoding carbonic anhydrase → MITALEALTRLKEGNQRFTSDDDRAKMSTINRRNELVGGQAPFAIVLGCSDSRAPAEIIFDHGLGDLFVIRVAGNIVAPSGIGSVEFAAEQFGTRLVIVLGHSDCGAVKATIDQLDLPVDIRSKNLRSIVNRIKPVVEPLLNKRQGCDEREFLDFAVRANIEASVQQLRHGSEILEDLIRNDDLMIVGAEYSLETGVVDFFEVPE, encoded by the coding sequence ATGATTACAGCACTAGAGGCACTAACTCGCTTAAAAGAGGGTAATCAACGTTTTACCAGTGATGATGATAGAGCCAAAATGTCCACCATTAATCGTCGCAATGAGTTAGTGGGTGGGCAGGCACCCTTCGCGATAGTATTGGGCTGTTCCGACTCGCGCGCGCCCGCCGAAATTATTTTTGATCATGGCTTGGGTGACTTATTTGTGATTAGAGTTGCGGGCAATATCGTTGCGCCTTCTGGTATCGGTAGCGTGGAGTTTGCCGCCGAGCAGTTTGGTACGCGTTTAGTGATAGTGTTAGGCCATTCTGATTGTGGCGCCGTGAAAGCGACTATTGATCAATTAGATTTGCCGGTAGATATACGCTCAAAAAACCTGCGCTCTATTGTTAATCGTATCAAGCCGGTGGTAGAGCCTCTACTCAACAAAAGGCAGGGCTGTGATGAGCGCGAGTTTTTAGATTTTGCGGTAAGGGCCAATATAGAAGCTTCGGTGCAGCAGTTGCGCCATGGCTCTGAAATATTAGAGGATTTAATACGCAACGACGATTTGATGATCGTGGGTGCGGAGTATTCTTTAGAAACCGGCGTAGTAGATTTTTTTGAGGTGCCGGAATAA
- a CDS encoding potassium channel family protein — protein sequence MFIVSIIITVVVATSVLIHYEFLARMSSYLLTWSFNPRYRIVTGVLVALVAHAIEIWLFAFTYYAMIQTGWWGSLQGHVDGSFLDCVYFSFTSYTTLGFGDIYPTAELRFLTGVESLTGLVLITWTASFLYLAMEKEWGK from the coding sequence GTGTTTATAGTCTCTATCATTATCACTGTTGTGGTAGCTACATCGGTGTTAATACATTATGAGTTTTTGGCGCGCATGTCCTCGTATTTATTGACGTGGTCTTTTAACCCGCGCTACCGCATTGTTACTGGTGTGTTAGTTGCCTTGGTTGCTCATGCTATAGAGATATGGCTTTTTGCTTTCACCTATTACGCCATGATACAAACAGGGTGGTGGGGCAGCCTGCAGGGCCATGTTGATGGCAGTTTCTTAGATTGTGTTTACTTTTCTTTTACCAGCTATACAACATTGGGCTTTGGTGATATTTACCCAACTGCTGAGCTGCGATTTTTAACGGGGGTAGAGTCTTTAACTGGCCTGGTGTTAATTACTTGGACGGCTTCCTTTTTATACTTAGCGATGGAAAAGGAGTGGGGTAAGTAA